The DNA region CCGTACGCTCCATGGTCCGTACGAAGGAGGCGCAGCGCATCATGGACGACCTCTACGAACTGGGCGCCCGCGCCATCCTCACCACCGGCATCCACGCCTGCCGACTGTGATCGGCAGTGCCACCGCGAGGAGCGTCCCCATGACCCCACCGCCCGACGTGCCCGTCACGTTCCGCCCGGCCCGCACCCGCGCGGTCCTCATCACCGTCGGCGTCGCGGTGTTCGCCGTGCTCACGCTCATCGGGCTGATCCTGCCGGTGACGGGCGCGGGGCAGCGGGCGGCGTTCGTGGTGACGGGCCTGCTCTTCCTCGGCGTACTTCTGCTGCTGTCGCGTCCGCATGTGACCGCCGACGAAAGCGGAGTCACCGTGGTCAACCTGACGACCCGCCGCCGCCTCGAATGGGCGGAGGTGGTGTGCGTCAACCTCCGCCAGGGCGACCCCTGGGTCAGCCTCGACCTCGCCGACGGAACGAGCCTGCCCGCCATGGGAATTCAGCCGGGGATCGCCAAGGAGCGGGCCGTCGCCGACGCGACGGCGCTTCGTGCGCTGGCGGAGCGGTACGGCACGGGGGAGACGGTGCGCTGATGCGCTGACGCTGACGCCCCCCGCACACGCATTGAACGGTGCCGCGCCACACCGGCCCGCAGCGGTGGCTCGCTCACGAACTCCGCGCGGCCCGCCGCCCGGTGCGCGGACACGCCCCGGCACCGGGCCGTCACAGCCCGCTGAGCAGGCCCG from Streptomyces marispadix includes:
- a CDS encoding PH domain-containing protein encodes the protein MTPPPDVPVTFRPARTRAVLITVGVAVFAVLTLIGLILPVTGAGQRAAFVVTGLLFLGVLLLLSRPHVTADESGVTVVNLTTRRRLEWAEVVCVNLRQGDPWVSLDLADGTSLPAMGIQPGIAKERAVADATALRALAERYGTGETVR